Proteins found in one Crassostrea angulata isolate pt1a10 chromosome 3, ASM2561291v2, whole genome shotgun sequence genomic segment:
- the LOC128177774 gene encoding BTB/POZ domain-containing protein 17-like has product MAAGLNIAGLQLDTAPLAQHDGEQVSFNSRSQMSVSLPSSPTALSLASPEGIDCYGNERQVLSDQAKFYNNTTLSDVTLVVGGNKFYAHKLILVRSSDVFERMLSEEWNDGSKKDLTLTEDSMCVNVFPRFLQFLYSCHVKLNIDNTLPVLILADKYNVTDLRNVCISFACSFIIPKLQLKDVFHVWFQYATKCNNVRLTNSCISAMAEKMDDIIGSVEWEDEWVGMDNQQLIEFLKCSELCIKDEFQLWNAMLKWLLCPQFPSRAGEKIHELTEIVEHIRFPMMTAEQLCAVESSEVAQKYKDIFQKHFLQAYKYHALPLTSRATVKEFTGPCFLLRNYTDLRWDKRFVLQPFSACPKCSEVSFRFSTRASTFPQQTWDWDLKCHPKGFSSTSEEFRCILYSNLILDQPRPIEYLLSVVGKDEILHSVSGRKNFSKTRYTADTEMDKKVSVAELCQPNSPLLVEDSLILQITLKPVE; this is encoded by the exons ATGGCTGCTGGATTGAACATAGCTGGCCTTCAGTTAGACACTGCACCCCTAGCACAGCACGATGGTGAGCAGGTTTCCTTTAACTCCAGAAGTCAGATGTCTGTATCCCTCCCCTCCTCCCCTACAGCCCTGTCCCTGGCCAGCCCAGAGGGCATCGATTGCTATGGTAATGAGAGACAGGTGCTGAGTGACCAGGCCAAATTCTACAACAACACCACCCTGAGCGACGTCACACTTGTGGTAGGGGGCAACAAGTTCTACGCACACAAGCTGATCTTGGTCCGCTCCAGTGATGTGTTTGAGCGCATGCTTAGTGAGGAGTGGAATGATGGAAGCAAGAAG GACTTGACCTTGACAGAAGACAGTATGTGTGTCAACGTCTTTCCCAGATTTCTCCAGTTTCTCTACAGTTGTCATGTCAAGTTGAACATAGACAACACACTACCAGTTCTTATTCTGGCAGACAAATACAATGTCACAGATCTACGCAATGTGTGCATTTCCTTTGCATGTTCCTTCATTATTCCCAAACTCCAGCTTAAGGATGTCTTCCATGTCTGGTTTCAGTATGCTACAAAATGCAACAACGTTCGCCTGACCAATTCCTGCATCAGTGCAATGGCTGAAAAGATGGATGACATTATTGGTTCAGTCGAATGGGAGGATGAATGGGTCGGCATGGACAACCAACAACTCATTGAGTTTCTCAAGTGCTCAGAACTATGCattaaagatgaattccaactCTGGAATGCCATGCTGAAGTGGCTTCTTTGCCCCCAGTTTCCTTCAAGAGCTGGAGAAAAGATTCATGAGCTGACGGAAATTGTGGAACACATCCGTTTTCCTATGATGACTGCGGAGCAGCTCTGTGCAGTGGAGTCTAGTGAGGTGGCTCAGAAGTATAAGGATATATTCCAAAAACACTTCCTCCAAGCCTACAAGTACCATGCTCTACCGCTGACCAGCAGAGCCACTGTGAAGGAGTTCACTGGACCCTGCTTTCTACTGAGAAACTACACAGATCTGAGGTGGGACAAGCGGTTTGTGTTACAGCCCTTCTCCGCCTGTCCCAAATGTTCAGAAGTCAGCTTTAGGTTCTCAACTAGAGCCTCAACCTTTCCACAGCAAACCTGGGATTGGGATCTGAAATGTCACCCTAAAGGATTCTCATCCACGTCTGAAGAATTCCGGTGCATTCTTTATTCAAATCTCATTTTAGACCAGCCCAGACCAATCGAGTATCTGCTTTCTGTTGTTGGAAAGGATGAGATTTTACACTCTGTCAGTGGACGCAAAAATTTCTCAAAGACGCGTTACACAGCTGATACAGAAATGGACAAGAAGGTGTCTGTGGCAGAGCTCTGTCAACCTAACTCCCCACTTCTGGTGGAGGACTCACTGATTCTACAGATAACACTGAAGCCCGTAGAATAA